In the Arthrobacter sp. CDRTa11 genome, GAAGGCACGCCGGAGAATGGCGCGCTGTTCGTCAAAGCGCTTGTCATCTCCGAAGTTGTGCCACAGGCCCAGCGAGATGGCCGGGAGCTTCAGTCCGCTGCGGCCGACGCGGCGGTAGGGCATGGATTCATAGCGGTTCTCCGCAGCAGAATAAGTCATACGTTCTATCCTGCCAGTTGTGATCCGCGCTACACGTCCATGGCGAAGTGTTACGCCGCGGGCTGATAAGACAGCCCGCGGCATGGAACTAGCCCTTCAGGATGGCAGCACTCCAGGCAGGCAAGGTGACCGCCCCGCCTTCCTGTTTCGTGGCGTCATCCGTGGCGAGGAGCATCAATCCGGATGCATCCTCAAGGCGGATCTCCTCCTCGGAGAAGTTCAGCAGCACTTCCACGGCCCCGCGCCGAAAACGCAGCCAGCCGTCGTCGTTACTGAACGCCACCTCGGTGTCGGTGAACCCCAGCCCTGCCAGATCCGGGTTCCCGCGGCGTAAGGCCGTAAGGGATCGGTAAAGCTCCAAAAGCCGTGCGTGCCGGCCCCCGGAAGCCTCCGCCCAGTTCAGCTTTGAGCGCCGGAACGTTTCCGGATCCTGTGGATCGGGCACGACGGCGGGATCCCAGCCCATCCGTTCGAACTCACGGATCCTGCCTTCCGCCGTCGCCTTGCCCAGCTCCGGTTCCGGGTGGGAGGTAAAGAACTGCCATGGTGTGGAGGCGCCGAATTCCTCACCCATAAACAGCATGGGAGTAAAGGGAGAGGTCAGGGTCAGCACCGCGGCGACAGCCAGTTGGCCGTAGTGCAGCGACTGGGAAAGCCTGTCCCCCGTGGCCCTGTTGCCAATTTGGTCGTGGTTCTGGTTGCAGACCACCAGCGCTTCGGGGCGAACCAGTGCGGTGTTGATGGGCCGTCCGTGGTGGCGGCCGCGGAAACTGGAGTAGCTGCCGTCGTGCAGGAACCCGTCCTTGAGGACTTTGGCGAGGACCCCCAAGGACGCGAAATCGCCGTAGTAGCCGGTGGTTTCGCCGCTGACATTAACGTGGACGGCATGGTGGAAGTCATCGCTCCACTGCCCTGCCAAGCCGTAGCCATTGACGTTGCGCGGGTAGATCAGGCGCGGATTGTTCAGGTCCGATTCAGCGATCAGTGTCTTGGGCAGGCCGGTTTCCGCGGAAATGGCATCCCCGAGGGCCCCCAGTTCCTCAAGGAGGTGCACGGCGCGCTCGTCCCGCAGGGCATGGACAGCATCCAGGCGCAGTCCGTCCACGTGGTAGTCCCTCAGCCACAGCGCCGCGTTGTCCAGGATGTATTCACGGACCACGTCGGAGCCGGGGCCGTCCAGGTTGACGGAGTCGCCCCAGGTGTTGGCGTCACCCTGTTTCAGGTACGGGCCATAACGGGCCAAGTAGTTGCCGCTGGGCCCGAGGTGGTTGTAAACAACGTCCTGGATAACGCCCATACCGGCAGCGTGGGTGGCGTCCACAAACCTCTGGTAGGCAGCCGGACCGCCGTAGCCTTCATGGACCGCAAACCACTGAACGCCGTCGTAGCCCCAGTTGTGCGTTCCGTTGAACCCGTTGACGGGCAGAAGTTCCACGAACTCGATGCCCAGGTCCGCCAGGTAGCCAAGCTTTTCGGCAGCGGCGTCCAGTGTGCCTTCCGGAGTGAATGTACCCACATGAAGCTCGTAAATGACTGCTCCGCGCAACTCCTTGCCCTGCCAGCCGGCGTCTTGCCAGGCATGGGCAGCGGGCCCGTAGGTCCGGGACAACGCGTGGACACCGTCCGGGAGGCGGCGTGAGCGCGGGTCCGGCAACGGCTGAGGGTCGTCATCCAGCAGGTAGCCGTAGTCAACATCCCCGTCCACGGGAGCGGACTCAGCGGCCCACCAGCCCTCAGCTCCGGGACCACGCTCCACCCTCGCCATCGGATAGTGTTGCCCGCCGGCCAACAGGGTGACTGACTCCGCTCTGGGCGCCCAGACGTCAAAGCGGCCGGGGCCATTGTGGACCAGACTCATGATTCGGCTCCCTTCACGGGTACAAGCAGCGCCACAGGGTAGGTCCGGAGGATGTCCGCCACGGGAACGGACCCGGGCCCAAGGATGTTGCCCGTAAGTTCGTCGCGCAGGTGGATGGAAAGTTCGACGGCGGTGTCCCGCCACCCGCCGCCCTGCTCCAGTCCAAAGGGAAGCCTTGTGGCTACGGTAACGGCGCCGGCCCCGGAACCGCGCTCGAACGCCAGCAGATGTTCTGCCGCTGCTCCGGAAGCCTGCACGGGACGGTAGCCCTGGAACAGCTCTGGCCGGTCACGGCGCAGGCGGAGCGCCCGTGAGGTGACCAGCAGCTTACTGGCCTCCGCGCCGGGAGCCGGCAGTGATCCGCCGTCGATCCGGGCCAGTTCGTCCTCCCGGCGCTGAAAGTCGACCGGGCGCCGGTTATCGGGGTCGGTCAGCGACCGGTCCCAGAACTCTGTGCCTTGGTAAACGTCAGGAACGCCGGGCATGGTCAGCTGGATCAGTTTGGCGGACAGGGAGTTCGAGGCGGCAAAGGAATCCGTGCTTGCCACAAAACCCTCAATCACCGCGGCTACGCGCGGATCGTCGAAGGCGGCGTCAACGGCCGCCCTGACGGTTGCTTCGAAGTGCTCGTCCGGGTCCGTCCACGTGGTGGAGTTGCCGGCCTCCCGGGCAGCTTTTTGTGCGTAGCCCTGCAACCGTTCCCTGCTGCCGGGCCAGGCACCGATCACTGCCTGCCACAGGAGGTTAGCAAAGGGGCCGTCGGGAACCGGCGCGAGTTCCTGAAGCGTTTTGACGGCTGCCGTCCACTTGTCAGGTACCTCGGCGATCACCGAGATCCGGGCCCGGGCGTCCTCACTGCGCTTGGTGTCATGGGTGGACAGTGTGGTCATGGATTCCGGCAGCTCTTCGGCGCGCCGGAGCATCCGCTGGTGGAATTCCTCGGGTGCCACAGCAAACTCAGTTGGTTCTGCCCCTACTTCAGTCAGTGTGCCCAGCCGCGTGTAGCGGTAGAACGCCGTGTCCTCCACGCCCTTCGCCATCACCATGCCGGAGGTCTGCTGAAAGCGCACGGCTATGGGCAGGCTGGGGTCCAGGAGGAGGGGCAGCAGTGTTCCAACGGCGACCTCCAGATCCGGACGGCGTGCCGCCGCCGACTCGCAGGCTTCTTTGAGGACTTCGGCGCCGGTAGGCAGGTAACTCCGGTAAACGGGGAACGCGGCGATGATTTCCGCGATGGCGTCGGCTGCCTGGTCTTCCGGCAGCCCGTACGACGGCGGAACCAACCGGGCCAGCCGCAGCACCTCGGCGCGCAGGATGCCGTCGGCAATCATCCGTTTGGTGCCGTGGATCATGGTGGCGTAGTCGGCCGGGCGGTCACTGCCGCGAAGGCTGGCATCCAGGGCGTCCAGGGCCGGCTGGCCGGCCGGATCAACCAGGATTCGGTCAACGTCAGCCAGGGCGTCGTAGCCCGTTGTTCCCTCACACGCGAAGTCTCCAGGAAGGACCTCACCCGGCTCGAGGATCTTTTCCACGAGTACGTAGGCGCCGCCCGTGAGGTCCTTGAGCCAACGCAGGTAACCGGCAGGATCCGCCAGGCCGTCCGGGTGGTCCACGCGTAGTCCGTCCACCAGCCCCTCGCGGAACCAGCGGGCAACCTCGGCGTGCGCTTCATCGAAGACCTGCGGGACTTCCACGCGTATCCCGGCAAGAGTGGTGACAGCGAAGAAGCGGCGGTAGTTGAGCTCGGCATTCGCTCGCCGCCAGTCCATCAGCTGGTAGTGCTGCCGGTCGTGAACCGCGGCCGCCGAATCACCTTCGGCACAGGTTCCTTCGGCGAGCGGAAAGCGGTGGTCGTAGTAGCGCAGTTCGCCGTCCTTGACCTCAAGCTTGTCCAGGTCGTCATCCGAGCCCAGCACGGGAAGGCGGATCTTCCCGCCGCCGAAGTCCCAGTCGACGTCGAACGCCTCGGCGTAACGGGAGCCGCGGCCTTCCTTCAGCAGCGACCACCACCAGGGGTTCTGCGGCGGGGACGCCACCCCCACGTGGTTGGGGACGATATCCACGAGGACGCCCATGCCGTGCTCACGTGCGGCCTTTGAGAGGGCAAGGAGGCCCTCCGGCCCTCCGCGCTCCGGATCCACCGAGGATGGATCGGTGACATCGTAGCCGTGGTCGGACCCCTGCTCGGCCGTCAGGATGGGAGACAGGTAAAGCCAGTCAACCCCGAGTGATTTCAGGTACGGCACCCTGTCCGCGGCGTCAAAGAGCGTGAAGCTGCGGCGGATCTGCAGCCGGTACGTCGAAGCCGGTACCCTCATTTTGCCGATTCCCTTCGTGGACCCACTTTCGTGGTCTTCCCCGGCTCAGCCACCATGGGTGTGCTGAAAGCCTCGGTCTCACTGGTGGATGTCTGCGTCAACGCTGCAAGCGATGCCGCCACCGAGTGGTCCGGCTCGGTTTCCGGCACGCTATGGGCGCGGAGGACAACGAGGGATTTCGCGTCAACGCGCAGTGACTGGCCCGCGTTCACAGGATCGGTGTCAGCGTGGTGCCCGGCGGTGTCAATGATGATGTCCCAGGCCGGCGCGTACTCGTCGGCCGGAAGCGTGAACTTAACCATGTCGACGTGGGCGTTGAAGTAGAGCAGGAAGTTGACGTCCGTAATCCTGCGGCCGCGGGTGTCCTTGCCCTGGATGCCGTTGCCATTCAGGAAGACGCCCACCGAGCGTCCAAAACCGCTATGCCAGTCCTCCGGTTTCATGGTTTCGCCGTCGAGGTCCAGCCAGACGATGTCCGGCAGCCGCTCGCCTTCGCCTCTCAGGACAGGTCGTCCGTCGAAGAACCGGCTCCGGCGGAAGGTGGGGTGCTTGGCGCGAAGGGCGTTGACGGCGGCCGTGAACTCAACAAGCGGCTGGTCGATGTTGTCCCAGTTGACCCAGGTCAGTTCCGAGTCCTGGCAGTAGCCGTTGTTGTTGCCCTGCTGGGTGCGGCCAAGCTCGTCGCCGTGCAGCAGCATGGGCACGCCCTGGGAGAGCAGCAGCGACGCGATGAAGTTCCGCTGCTGGCGGGCCCGCAGGCCCAGGACTGCGGGATCATCAGTGGGTCCTTCCACCCCGCAGTTCCAGGACCGGTTGTGGGATTCGCCGTCGTTGTTGCCCTCGCCGTTCGCCTCGTTGTGCTTCTCGTTGTAGGACACCAGGTCCGCCAGGGTGAAGCCGTCATGGGCGGTGACAAAGTTGATGGATGCCACGGGACGGCGGCCGGAGTGCTCGTAGAGATCTGCCGATCCGGTGATCCGCGACGCGAACTCGCCCAGGGTGGCGGGTTCACCGCGCCAGAAGTCCCGGACCGTGTCCCGGTACTTGCCGTTCCATTCCGTCCACTGCGGCGGGAAGTTGCCCACCTGGTAGCCGCCGGGCCCGACATCCCACGGCTCGGCAATGAGCTTGACCTGGGATACCACCGGATCCTGCTGGATAAGTTCGAAGAACGTGGACAGCTTGTCGACGTCGTAGAATTCGCGGGCCAGCGTGGAGGCGAGGTCAAAGCGGAACCCGTCCACATGCATTTCGGTGACCCAGTAGCGCAGCGAGTCCATCAGGAGCTGGAGGGAGTGCGGCTGGCGGACGTTGAGCGAATTGCCGGTGCCGGTGTAGTCCATGTAGTGCTTCTGGTCGCCCTCCATCAGCCGGTAGTAGGCGGCGTTGTCGATGCCCTTGAAGGAGAGGGTGGGGCCGAGGTGGTTTCCTTCCGCCGTGTGGTTGTACACCACGTCCAGGATGACCTCGATCCCGGCGCGGTGCAGCGAGCGCACCATGGCTTTGAAGTCCTGGACCTGCTGGCCGGTGTCACCTGTGGAGCTGTAGGTGTTCTGCGGGGCGAAGAATCCGATGGTGTTATAGCCCCAGTAGTTGTTCAGGCCCTTGTCCTGAAGTGTCCCGTCATTGACGAACTGGTGCACCGGCATCAGTTCGATGGCGGTAATGCCCAGCTTCTGCAGGTGCGAGATGACCGAGGGGTGTGCCACGCCGGCATAGGTACCGCGCTGCTCCTCCGGGATTTCGGGGTGAAGCTGCGTCAGGCCTTTGACATGAGCCTCGTAGATAACGGACTTGTGGTACGGCACCCGCAGGTTGTGGTCGCCGTCCCAGTCAAAGAACGGGTTGATGACCACGCCCAGCATCATGTGCGGGGCGGAGTCCTCATTGTTGATGGAGTCAGGTTCGCCAAGGTTGTAGGAGAAAAGAGACGGGTCCCAGTCCACCTGTCCATGCACGGCCTTGGCATAGGGATCCAGAAGGAGTTTGTTGGGGTTGAACCTGTTGCCGGAGGCGGGGTCGTAGGGCCCATGGACGCGGTAGCCGTACTTCTGGCCGGGCTGGACCTGGGGAATGTAGCAGTGCCACACGTAGCCGTCCACTTCGTCCAGCTCGTAGCGCGTCTCCACTCCGTCATCGTCAAAGAGGCACAGTTCCACTTTCTCTGCGCGTTCGCTGAACAGGGCGAAGTTGGTGCCTGTCCCGTCAAAAGTGGCGCCAAGCGGATAAGCCGATCCGGGCCAGATTTCCATGCGTTCTCCTCGTCGTCGTTCGGCCGGCAGGGCGTCCAAAGCCACCCCCTGCCGGTAAAGAACCTATTGCTACCGTAGCGGGTGGGTGTGACTCTTACGATTTCACCACCGAATTGCTAAGCCTGCTTACTTTACCCCAAACCTCCGGCAGGGCGTCCGCAATCCGGCCTGCCGTCAGCGGTCCGCCGGCGGCTGCAGCCGCTCCAGCCAAGCCGTGCAGGCTCGCTGCGAGCGCGGCAATGGCCGCCCAGCGTTCCTCCGGATCGATGCCCGCATCACTGAAGCGCCCGACGTCGGAACCCGCCTGTGCGAGCAGCGCACCGATGATTCCGGCCAGGACGTCGCCGCTGCCGGCGGTGGCGAGCCAGGGCGTACCGTCTGCCTGGCTGTAGGCGTCCTGGAAGGGGGACGCAACGAGTGTCGCCGCACCCTTGAGGAGGACGGTGGCCTCGGTCAGCACCGCGGCGTGGCGGACAGCTTCCAGCGTGCGGGCTTCGACGGCGGCGCGGTCAGGAAAAGGAGCGCCGGAGCCGTCAGAATGGCCACGGAGCCTTTGCAGCAGTGCCGCGAGTTCGCCCGCATGCGGGGTCAGCACTACCTGGGGTGCCATTACGTCGGGCAGGACCGGAAGCGCGCCGGCGTCGGCAATCGTGGGCAATCCGGAGTCCACGGCGTCCCGCGCGCGCTGAAGCTGTTCGTCGTCGCCGGGACCCATTCCTGAACCCACCAGCCAGGCCTGGACGTGCGTCTCTGCCACAGAGCCCGTGCCGCACACCACCTCGGGGCAGGACTGCCGGATGAGGTCAGCCACCTCGGGCGGGCCCAGGTAGCGGACCATGCCCACGCCTGCTGCCAGGGCTCCGCGGCATGCCAGCACCGCGGCCCCAGGATAGTCCGCGGATCCCGCCACCACACCCAGCACACCTCGGGAATACTTGTGTGAGCGTCTTCCCGGCTGAGGCAGCAAACGGGAGAGGTCCGCGGCATCGAACCTGCGCAGGGCAGGCCATGGCAGGTTCTCCTCTATGCCAATGGGCACCACCTGGACGCGGCCTGAGTGGCCCGCTCCGGGGTCGGCCAGCAGTCCGGCCTTGGCGCCGCCGAAGGTCACCGTGACGTCAGCCGGCAGGACGGGAGGTTGGGCTTCCCCGGTGTCCGCATCGACTCCGCTGGGTACGTCACAGGCAGCCACCAGCTGTCCGGACCCACTCGGCAGTCCGGCCGCCAGAAGCGCCTCCACCAGGGCCGCGGCGGGTCCACGCAGGCCGCCTTTGGCGCCGGTACCCAGCACAGCATCAATCACGACGTCGGCGCGCGCCACCTCCGCGGCCAACTCACTGACGCTGGCGTCAGTGAGTAGGTGCACCCTGCCGCCCGCACGCTGAAAGGCAGCAAGGGCTTCCGGGTGCGCAGTCGCCGAGGTGAGCACCGCCGTCGTCCGCATTCCGCGGGCAGCGAGGAAGGCGGCCGCAAAGAGGCCGTCTCCGCCGTTGTTGCCCTTGCCGGCCAGTACGGCGACGTGGCAGCCGTACAACCGCCGCCCCCTGGCCCGCAATTCACGGACCACTGCGTTGGCGAGCCCGTGGGAAGCCCGTTGCATCAGGACAGCGCCCATGCCGGCAGCAAGGAAGGGCTCTTCGGCCGCCCTGATCTGGGTTCCGGTGTAGGCGCTGATCATGATGTCAGGTCCGCGGCAGGATCAGTGCGCGGACTCAGCCCTCGGCCAGAACCGTGGCAGTAGCAACTCCGCCGTCATGGCTCATGGACAGGTGCCAGCGCTTAACACCTTTGGCCTCGGCTACGGCCAGGACGGTGCCCTTGACCTGGACAGTGGGCCCATTGTGGTCAAGGCCGATCCAGCAGTCCTGCCAGTTCATGCCGGCGGGTGCGCCCAAAACCTTGGCTACCGCCTCCTTGGCAGCAAACCGCGCGGCCAGGGACCGGGTGTTCAACTCCCGCTCGGCGGGTACAAACAGCCGGTCCCGGAGCCCCGGGGTCCGCTCCAACTGGCGGCCGAACCGCTCGATGTCTACAACGTCTACGCCAATGCCAACAATCATTGGGCTATTCTACGGTCACGCTCTTGGCCAGGTTGCGAGGCTGGTCCACGTCGTAGCCCTTGGCCGAGGCGAGTTCCAGGGCGAAGATCTGCAGCGGCACGGTGGCCAGCAGCGGTGCGAGCAGCGTGGGCGTCTCCGGAATGTAGAAGACGTGCTCGGCGTAGGCCTTGACCGCTTCGTCCCCCTCTTCGGCGATGACGATGGTCTTGGCACCGCGGGCCCGGACTTCCTGGATGTTGGAGACCACCTTGGCGTGCAGGGAATCGCGGCCGCGCGGGGACGGGACCACCACGAATACGGGCTGGCCTTCCTCGATCAGCGCGATGGGTCCGTGCTTCAGCTCCCCGGCGGCAAACCCTTCGGCATGGATGTAGGCGAGCTCCTTGAGCTTCAAGGCCCCTTCCATGGCAACCGGGAAGCCAACGTGGCGGCCCAGGAAGAGCACAGACTTGGCATCGGCCATGGACCTGCCCAGTTCCTTGATCGGGCCCGCGTTGTCCAGGATGGTTTGGATCTTGGCGGGGATCTTGCCCAGGTCCGCCAGGATGTCCTTGATTTCCCCCTGGAACACGTTGCCCCGCAGTTGGGCGAGGTAGAGCCCCAGCAGGTAAGCGGCGGTAATCTGCGCCAGGAATGCCTTGGTGGACGCCACCGCGATCTCGGGGCCGGCGTGGGTGTACAGCACGGCGTCGGATTCACGGGGGATGGTGGAGCCGTTGGTGTTGCAGATGGACAGGGTCTTGGCGCCCTGTTCCTTCGCGTAGCGGACAGCCATCAGCGTGTCCATGGTCTCCCCCGACTGGGAGATGGAGACCACCAGCGTGTGCGCGTCCACGATCGGGTCCCGGTAACGGAACTCGTGGGAGAGCTCCACTTCGGTGGCAATCCGGCACCAGCGTTCGATGGCGTACTTGGCCACCTGGCCGGCATAGGCCGACGTGCCGCAGGCCAGCACAATGATCTTGTTGACGTTCTTGAGCTCGGCGGGGTCGATCCGGAGCTCGTCCAGGGTCAGCTTGCCGTTGATGTCCGAACGCCCCAGCAGGGTCTGCCCCACGGCGTCGGGCTGGTCATGGATTTCCTTCTCCATAAAGGAGCCATAGCCGCCCTTTTCAGCGGATTCCGGATCCCAGTCAACGAAGTATTCCTTGCCCTTGGCCGGAGCACCGTAGAAGTCAGTGATCTCCACCTCGTCCGCGGTGATGGTGACAATCTGGTCCTGGCCCAGCTCCACGGCCCGGCGGGTGTAGTCAATGAAGCCGGAAACGTCCGAACCCAGGAAGTTCTCGCCGTCGCCCAGGCCAACCACCAGGGGCGAGTTGCGGCGGGCGGCAACCACCACATCGGGCTGGTCGGCGTGCACGGCCAGCAGGGTGAAAGCGCCCTCAAGGCGCTGGCAGGCCAGCTGCATGGCTTTCGTCAGGCCGCCGTCGCTCACGTCACCGTTGAGCTTGGTGCGGAAAATATCGCCCAGCAGCGCCGCGGCGACCTCGGTGTCTGTTTCGGATGCGAATGTGACGCCACTGGCCAGCAGTTCGCTCTTGAGCTCGGCGAAGTTCTCAATGATGCCGTTGTGAATCAGGGCCAGCTTGCCGCCGTCGGACAGGTGCGGGTGCGCGTTCTGGTCCGTGGGTCCGCCGTGCGTTGCCCAGCGGGTGTGGCCGATGCCGGTGGAGGTCTCGGGCAGCGGGCGCTCTTCCAGTTCGGTGAGCAGGTTGCTGAGTTTGCCCGACTTCTTCCGGGAGGAAATCATCCCGTCCGAGATCACGGCAACTCCAGCAGAGTCATAGCCCCTGTACTCCAGGCGGCGCAATCCTTCAAGGACCACATCCAGCGCATTGTGACCGACGTTCCCGCGGCCGTTCGAATGGCCTACATATCCCACGATTCCACACATAGGGTCAAGCCTATCCGGAGCCGCGTTCAGTTCTAAACTGAACTCACAGCTTCAGGACGCCCACCGCACCCAAAAACGCCGCCAGCGCAGCGACCGGTGGCGTCCCGCATTTCGCTCTCAGCCGCGTGAGGGGCAGAATCTCTAAAGTGACTTTGCAACGCAATGAAGCGAACGGCGAGGGTGTCTCCCCGTTCGTCGAGCTGGACCGGCAAACGTGGTCCCGGCTCGCAGCCCAGATGGAACAGCCTCTTAACGAAGAGGACATTGTCCGTCTGCGCGGCCTCGGCGATCCCCTGGACATGACCGAGATCCGTGAGGTCTATCTCCCGCTCTCCAGGCTCCTCCACCTTTATGTCGAGGCCTCCCACCAGCTTCATTCCGCCACCACCACCTTCCTGGGCGAAAAGACGCAGCGCACACCTTTTGTGATCGGTGTGGCCGGATCAGTTGCCGTGGGCAAGTCCACCATTGCCCGCGTTCTGCGGGAGATGCTGCGCCGCTGGCCCGGCACGCCCAACGTGGAACTGATCACGACAGACGGTTTCCTGTATCCCCTGGCAGAGCTCAAGCGGCGCCAGTTGCTGGAACGCAAAGGGTTTCCGGAGTCCTATGACCGCCGGGCGCTGCTTCGGTTCGTGAGCGAGATTAAGAGCGGAGCCGAAGAAGTGCGGGCCCCGTGGTACTCCCACGTCACCTACGACATCGTTCCGGGCAAGGAGGTGGTGGTCCGCAGGCCTGATGTCCTGATCGTGGAAGGCCTGAACGTGCTGGCTCCTGCGCGCCCCCGCCATGACGGTAAACAGGGTTTGGCGTTGAGCGACTTCTTCGACTTCTCCATCTATGTCGATGCCCCGACGTCCTACATCGAGGAGTGGTACGTGGACCGCTTCCGCAAACTCCGCAGCACCGCGTTCGCGCAGCCCGAGTCCTATTTCCACCGCTATGCCACCCTGTCGGATGAGGAGGCGGAGACCACCGCCCGCGACATTTGGAAGCGCATCAACGAGCCCAACCTGGAGGAGAACGTGCTGCCTACCCGTGGACGCGCCCAGCTGGTGCTGTCCAAGGACGCCGACCACTCCATCCGCCGCATGCTGCTGCGGAAGGTCTAGAACGGCATGTGCCACGACTGCGCCTCCGGCCAGGCAAACACCGGGCCCAACACATCGGCTGTCAGCAGCCGGCGCAGTTTTACGCGATTTCTCGCTACCGGTGCAGGGCTGACTGTCCTGGCAGCGTGCACGCCGGATCCCGCAGGTCCGGTCACGCCGTCGTCGTCCACTTCCGCTGCCTCCTCGTCCGCCGCGTCAACCTCGTCCCCCTCCCCCTCGTCCCCCTCCCCCGTAGCTCTTGCAACGGTGGAAAGCCCGACGCCGGCTGAGCCCGTCCCCGCGCATGCTCCCGCACCGCCGTCGGCAGCTGCCGCCCTGCCCCGCCAGTTTTCGCTGACAGATCCGGCCAGTCCCTGGCTGGTGGTGAACAAGCACCGCCCACTAGCTCCCGCCGACTACGTTCCGGCGGATCTGGTGCAGCCCAACGTCCCCCTGGCGGTAACAGGTGAAGCAGCCTTGCTGAACAGCACGACGGCGGCCGCCGCGGAGGCGATGTTCGCCGCCGCCGCGAGGGAAGGGGTTGTTCTGACCCTGGCGAGCGGCTACCGCTCGTACGGGACGCAGGTGGCCACCTATAACGGCTACGTGGCGGCGCGGGGGCAGGCTGACGCGGACACCGCGAGCGCCCGGCCGGGCTACTCGGAGCACCAGACCGGGTGGTCCTTTGACATCGGCGACGGCGGCGGCGCATGCAGCTTCCAGCCCTGCTTTGCCGATCAGCCGGCCGCGGTGTGGGCCAAGGCGCACGGCCACCGCTTCGGTTTCGTGGTCAGGTACCCCTGGATGTTCCACCCGATCACCGGGTACTACTACGAGCCCTGGCATCTGAGGTTCATCGGCGTGGAGGCCGCCACGGACATGGCGAACCGCGGCATCAGCACGGTGGAAGAGTATTTCGGCGTGGAAGCCGCTCCGGGGTATCCCTAGGGCTGTAGGGGCTGACTGCCCTTGGCTATCCAGGAATTCACAGCCCCGTCATCTGCCCTTACACGGGTGGGCTAACGTGGTGGGCATGCTGACTGGATTCAAGAATTTCATTATGAAAGGCAACGTCGTTGACCTTGCCGTAGCCGTTGTGATGGGCGCCGCGTTCAGCGCCGTTGTCACATCAATTGTCGAAGGGCTGCTCACGCCGCTGATTGGCCGCCTCTTTAGCGCCAAGGGCATGGAGGAAATGCAGTGGGAGGGATTCATGTACGGGTCCGTCATCTCCTCCATCATTTCGTTCCTGCTGGTGGCGGCCTCCATTTACTTTGTGGTGGTGCTGCCCATGAACCACATGATCGAGCTGCGTAACCGCAAGCTCGGAATCAATAAGGACGTCAAGGAAGAAGCGGCGGAAGATCCCCAGATCGCCCTGCTCACCGAAATCCGGGATGCCCTTCAGCGCACTCCCACTTCCTAAAACGAGCACAAAGGAATGGCCCGCCTCCGGTGAATTGCTCCCCGGATGCGGGCCATCTTTTCTTGGTTCCTGTCAGTCGGTAACGAGCTCCAGGGCGAGCTCCGTCCGGACGATCTCGGCAAGGCGTTCGGCGATGGCTTCGGCCGTGGATTCGTCGCCCGCCTCCACCATGACGCGTACAACCGGCTCAGTGCCGGATGGACGAAGAAGCACCCGCCCCGTCTCCCCCAGCTCGGCTTCAGCGGCAGCCACAGCCTGGGCCAGCGCTTCGGTGCTGTGCACGCGGCTTCGGTCCACTCCCCGGACATTGATGAGCACCTGCGGGAGCTTGGTCATAACGGTGGCCAGCTGCTTGAGCGGCCGGCCTGTCATGGCGATCTGCGCCGCCAGTTGCAGGCCGGTAAGGACCCCGTCGCCGGTAGTGGCATGGTCGGCAAAAATTACATGGCCGGACTGTTCACCGCCAAGGTTAAAGCCGCCGCTGCGCATCTCCTCCAAGACGTAGCGGTCCCCCACGGCCGTTTCACGGATGCTGATGCCTGCTGTCCGGAGGGCGATCTTCAGGCCAAGGTT is a window encoding:
- a CDS encoding NAD(P)H-hydrate epimerase, giving the protein MISAYTGTQIRAAEEPFLAAGMGAVLMQRASHGLANAVVRELRARGRRLYGCHVAVLAGKGNNGGDGLFAAAFLAARGMRTTAVLTSATAHPEALAAFQRAGGRVHLLTDASVSELAAEVARADVVIDAVLGTGAKGGLRGPAAALVEALLAAGLPSGSGQLVAACDVPSGVDADTGEAQPPVLPADVTVTFGGAKAGLLADPGAGHSGRVQVVPIGIEENLPWPALRRFDAADLSRLLPQPGRRSHKYSRGVLGVVAGSADYPGAAVLACRGALAAGVGMVRYLGPPEVADLIRQSCPEVVCGTGSVAETHVQAWLVGSGMGPGDDEQLQRARDAVDSGLPTIADAGALPVLPDVMAPQVVLTPHAGELAALLQRLRGHSDGSGAPFPDRAAVEARTLEAVRHAAVLTEATVLLKGAATLVASPFQDAYSQADGTPWLATAGSGDVLAGIIGALLAQAGSDVGRFSDAGIDPEERWAAIAALAASLHGLAGAAAAAGGPLTAGRIADALPEVWGKVSRLSNSVVKS
- a CDS encoding holo-ACP synthase translates to MIVGIGVDVVDIERFGRQLERTPGLRDRLFVPAERELNTRSLAARFAAKEAVAKVLGAPAGMNWQDCWIGLDHNGPTVQVKGTVLAVAEAKGVKRWHLSMSHDGGVATATVLAEG
- the glmS gene encoding glutamine--fructose-6-phosphate transaminase (isomerizing) gives rise to the protein MCGIVGYVGHSNGRGNVGHNALDVVLEGLRRLEYRGYDSAGVAVISDGMISSRKKSGKLSNLLTELEERPLPETSTGIGHTRWATHGGPTDQNAHPHLSDGGKLALIHNGIIENFAELKSELLASGVTFASETDTEVAAALLGDIFRTKLNGDVSDGGLTKAMQLACQRLEGAFTLLAVHADQPDVVVAARRNSPLVVGLGDGENFLGSDVSGFIDYTRRAVELGQDQIVTITADEVEITDFYGAPAKGKEYFVDWDPESAEKGGYGSFMEKEIHDQPDAVGQTLLGRSDINGKLTLDELRIDPAELKNVNKIIVLACGTSAYAGQVAKYAIERWCRIATEVELSHEFRYRDPIVDAHTLVVSISQSGETMDTLMAVRYAKEQGAKTLSICNTNGSTIPRESDAVLYTHAGPEIAVASTKAFLAQITAAYLLGLYLAQLRGNVFQGEIKDILADLGKIPAKIQTILDNAGPIKELGRSMADAKSVLFLGRHVGFPVAMEGALKLKELAYIHAEGFAAGELKHGPIALIEEGQPVFVVVPSPRGRDSLHAKVVSNIQEVRARGAKTIVIAEEGDEAVKAYAEHVFYIPETPTLLAPLLATVPLQIFALELASAKGYDVDQPRNLAKSVTVE
- the coaA gene encoding type I pantothenate kinase, with product MTLQRNEANGEGVSPFVELDRQTWSRLAAQMEQPLNEEDIVRLRGLGDPLDMTEIREVYLPLSRLLHLYVEASHQLHSATTTFLGEKTQRTPFVIGVAGSVAVGKSTIARVLREMLRRWPGTPNVELITTDGFLYPLAELKRRQLLERKGFPESYDRRALLRFVSEIKSGAEEVRAPWYSHVTYDIVPGKEVVVRRPDVLIVEGLNVLAPARPRHDGKQGLALSDFFDFSIYVDAPTSYIEEWYVDRFRKLRSTAFAQPESYFHRYATLSDEEAETTARDIWKRINEPNLEENVLPTRGRAQLVLSKDADHSIRRMLLRKV
- a CDS encoding M15 family metallopeptidase; its protein translation is MCHDCASGQANTGPNTSAVSSRRSFTRFLATGAGLTVLAACTPDPAGPVTPSSSTSAASSSAASTSSPSPSSPSPVALATVESPTPAEPVPAHAPAPPSAAAALPRQFSLTDPASPWLVVNKHRPLAPADYVPADLVQPNVPLAVTGEAALLNSTTAAAAEAMFAAAAREGVVLTLASGYRSYGTQVATYNGYVAARGQADADTASARPGYSEHQTGWSFDIGDGGGACSFQPCFADQPAAVWAKAHGHRFGFVVRYPWMFHPITGYYYEPWHLRFIGVEAATDMANRGISTVEEYFGVEAAPGYP
- the mscL gene encoding large conductance mechanosensitive channel protein MscL, with product MLTGFKNFIMKGNVVDLAVAVVMGAAFSAVVTSIVEGLLTPLIGRLFSAKGMEEMQWEGFMYGSVISSIISFLLVAASIYFVVVLPMNHMIELRNRKLGINKDVKEEAAEDPQIALLTEIRDALQRTPTS